Proteins encoded in a region of the Uloborus diversus isolate 005 chromosome 1, Udiv.v.3.1, whole genome shotgun sequence genome:
- the LOC129219729 gene encoding LOW QUALITY PROTEIN: GTPase-activating protein skywalker-like (The sequence of the model RefSeq protein was modified relative to this genomic sequence to represent the inferred CDS: deleted 1 base in 1 codon), whose translation MPFQGLYSEFVDCKALERLTAASKEVGQLLTSDASVFTPKTDIKQIKEILRNSHWGVDHPIRKNLWEVLCNNISTEDHSELYYDVEKELFGETYLPSSLPSFVDPAYCIRYYLNAEGRKRVEKILHVIRHIKPDITYCPVIYPLVSLLLHYMSDGMAFSCILKLLADRQNYISQTKSDHASSAYLVMKLTKKYARNAFLQLEKELKEHEDLESMFQNWLSWIFKGLPFSYLIRIVDCFLIEKKKTLYRAVIAVLVLYSKHADKDINEDLGAMQKLLDFSQNIPVPVEKVFKVAYGIRGFSERVMNQQLLKVQMMLKSQSNMNMRSMSADRLDPADSIYHVEVNSAAQPIVRELRLDSSARTRSVGVVALGSFKSGIITAEQMSIIWEWLPLRVSMLQPEVIYSSNEHGVCLTAFYMTVGNYEPTVLVIKAMNDEIFGAYCSSSWNTRNSCDSENKKHCYFGSGETFLFTLVPEAQKFAWVGCTNTDDVPHSAQLFMAADSNMINVGAGNGQGILLDDQLLHGRTDRCDTFNNKPLCSSKDFQCKVVEVIGFK comes from the exons ATTAAAGAAATCCTTAGAAACAGTCATTGGGGAGTCGATCATCCAATTCGAAAAAACCTTTGGGAAGTTTTATGCAATAATATTTCTACAGAAGATCATTCTGAACTATACTATGATGttgaaaaagaattatttg gaGAGACTTATCTGCCTTCCAGTTTGCCATCGTTTGTCGATCCTGCATATTGCATTCGATATTACCTGAATGCTGAAGGTCGTAAAAGAGTAGAAAAAATTCTTCATGTTATTCGCCACATAAAACCTGACATTACGTATTGTCCTGTAATTTATCCATTAGTTAGCCTTCTTTTGCATTACATGTCTGATGGGATggctttttcatgtattttgaagCTTTTGGCTGATAGGCAAAATTATATTTCTCAAACCAAATCAGATCATGCATCATCTGCATATTTAGTCATGAAGCTTACCAAAAAATATGCT agAAATGCTTTTCTTCAGCTTGAGAAGGAACTCAAAGAACATGAAGATCTGGAAAGTATGTTTCAAAATTGGCTTTCTTGGATTTTTAAGGGCTTACCATTTTCATACTTG ATTCGCATTGTAGActgctttttaattgaaaaaaagaaaacgctgTATCGAGCAGTGATTGCTGTTCTAGTATTGTACAGCAAGCATGCTG ATAAAGATATTAATGAAGATTTAGGGGCAATGCAGAAGCTACTGGATTTCTCTCAAAACATTCCAGTACCTGTtgagaaagtatttaaa gTTGCATATGGAATAAGAGGATTTAGTGAAAGGGTTATGAATCAACAGCTCCTGAAAGTCCAAATGATGTTGAAAAGTCAATCAAACATGAACATGCGTTCTATGTCTGCAGATAGATTGGATCCAGCCGATTCTATTTATCATGTTGAAGTGAACTCTGCTGCTCAGCCAATTGTTAGAGAA CTGAGATTAGACTCTTCAGCCAGAACAAGGTCAGTCGGCGTTGTTGCATTAGGTAGCTTTAAATCTGGTATCATAACAGCTGAACAG ATGAGTATAATCTGGGAATGGCTACCTCTGAGAGTATCAATGCTGCAGCCAGAAGTAATTTATTCCTCAAATGAGCATGGAGTTTGTTTAACAGCCTTCTACATGACTGTTGGCAATTATGAACCTACAGTTTTGGTTATAAAAGCAATGAATGATGAG ATATTTGGAGCCTATTGTTCATCATCGTGGAATACTAGAAATTCTTGTGATTCTGAAAATAAGAAGCATTGTTATTTTGGTTCGGGAGAAACATTCCTT TTTACTCTTGTTCCTGAAGCACAAAAGTTTGCTTGGGTTGGCTGTACTAATACTGATGATGTTCCACATTCAGCACAGCTTTTCATGGCTGCTGACAGTAACATGATCAATGTTGGTGCTGG AAATGGCCAAGGAATTCTTTTAGATGATCAGCTTCTGCATGGAAGAACAGACCGATGTGACACTTTCAATAACAAGCCTTTATGTAGCAGTAAAGATTTTCAGTGCAAAGTTGTTGAAGTGATcggatttaagtag